One genomic window of Fusarium verticillioides 7600 chromosome 2, whole genome shotgun sequence includes the following:
- a CDS encoding quinate permease (At least one base has a quality score < 10) codes for MGLLTLQEDRPTPKAVYNWRVYTCAAIASMAACTIGYDSAFIGTTLALPSFNIVSVYQAGAFFGSLFAYVSSYFIGRRYSLILFSLVFMVGAGMMLGANGARGLGLIIGGRVLAGIGVGGCSNMTPIYISELAPPAVRGRLVGLYEVGWQAGGLVGFWINYGINQHLPYAPGQNENVWLIPFAVQLIPAGLLLIGAVFIPESPRCAVGAGFWKPFAALKEAKVRWRFLLGALLFVFLEREEHFPGSGINAINYYSPTVFKSIGITGTNTSFLTTGIFGVVKTTITFIWILVLIDHVGRRNLLMIGAGGGAFCMYFIGAYIKIANNEAKVAAGEDPKLSSGGIAAVFFFYLWTAFYTPSWNGTPWVLNSEMFDQTTRSLGQANAAANNWFWNFIIARFTEQMFNAWGWGVYIFFASLMVISVFFVFFCIPETKGVPLEAMDKLFETKPIWRANKIVMEELRLQDEEFRHNVDGADLREEKANAEQIEGKV; via the exons ATGGGCCTCTTGACTCTGCAAGAAGATCGGCCCACACCGAAGGCCGTCTACAACTGGCGCGTCTACACATGCGCCGCCATTGCATCAATGGCTGCTTGCACTATCGGTTACGACTCTGCTTTCATCGGAACGACCCTTGCTCTGCCCTCATTC AACATTGTCTCTGTGTACCAGGCCGGTGCCTTCTTTGGATCTCTGTTCGCCTATGTCAGCAGTTACTTTATCGGTCGTCGATactctctcatcctcttctctcttgtctttaTGGTCGGTGCCGGTATGATGCTGGGTGCCAATGGGGCCCGGGGTCTCGGCCTTATTATCGGTGGACGCGTCTTGGCCGGTATCGGTGTCGGTGGATGCTCCAACATGACACCCATTTACATCTCAGAACTGGCCCCTCCCGCTGTACGAGGTCGTCTTGTCGGTCTCTACGAAGTCGGATGGCAAGCCGGTGGACTCGTTGGTTTCTGGATCAACTACGGAATCAACCAGCACCTCCCTTACGCCCCTGGCCAGAACGAGAACGTCTGGCTGATCCCCTTTGCTGTTCAGCTCATCCCTGctggtcttcttcttatcgGTGCCGTCTTTATTCCTGAGTCGCCTCGATG CGCTGTTGGCgctggcttctggaagccttttgctgctctcaaggaggccaaggtCCGGTGGCGTTTCCTCCTTGgtgctcttctcttcgtcttcctaGAACG TGAGGAACATTTTCCAGGCTCCGGTATCAACGCTATCAACTACTACAGCCCCACTGTCTTCAAAAGTATCGGCATTACCGGTACCAACACTAGCTTCCTTACCACTGGTATCTTTGGCGTTGTCAAGACGACAATCACCTTTATCTGGATTCTCGTTCTTATCGATCACGTCGGTCGCCGAAATCTTCTCATGATTGGCGCTGGGGGCGGTGCTTTCTGCATGTACTTCATCGGTGCTTacatcaagatcgccaacaACGAAGCCAAGGTCGCTGCCGGAGAGGACCCCAAACTGTCCTCTGGCGGTATCGcagctgtcttcttcttctatctCTGGACCGCTTTCTACACACCCTCATGGAACGGTACACCATGGGTTCTCAACTCAGAGATGTTCGACCAGACCACCCGCTCTCTGGGTCAAGCCAAcgccgccgccaacaacTGGTTCTggaacttcatcatcgcccgTTTCACCGAGCAGATGTTCAACGCCTGGGGATGGGGAGTAtacatcttcttcgcctccCTCATGGTCATttccgtcttcttcgtcttcttttgCATTCCTGAGACCAAGGGTGTTCCTCTTGAGGCGATGGACAAGCTGTTTGAGACCAAGCCTATCTGGAGGGCTAACAAGATTGTCATGGAGGAATTGAGACtccaggatgaggagttccGCCATaatgttgatggtgctgaTCTGCGGGAGGAGAAAGCCAATGCTGAGCAGATTGAGGGCAAGGTCTAA
- a CDS encoding beta-lactamase (At least one base has a quality score < 10) — MLSRLKISHHSLLAGSFKSPIRINSFSALAMARTIETSFQAAIDSGKINGGIICATNSKGDFSYSKALGQRTLISGEKRPQQLDDILCLASATKLIASIAALQCVDDGLLTLKGDLSKIAPELAEKQVLTGWTEDDEPILEPACQPITLEMLLTHSAGLAYDFLAPSIGKWSSKYKPKDGQKRKVEDTFIYPLLHQPGKGWMYGPGLDWAGRIVERVTGHTLEEHIHERMLKPLGLKTDAQFFPVTREDLRERLVDLNPDDPNGIGYAVMGQGAEINSRSDGCFGGHGLAMPAPTYLKIAQSLLANDGKLLKPETCADMFQNHLAPEALIGQQGMLATPLGHFFRVGIGEETKVGHGLGGTITLEDVEGWYGAHTMSWGGGLTFAWFIDRKNDICGVGAVLAKLPLDGGVATDLKDVFRKDIYQKYAAWKESGHV; from the coding sequence ATGCTATCAAGACTGAAAATctctcatcactcactcCTAGCTGGGTCCTTCAAGTCACCCATCAGAATCAACTCTTTCTCTGCTCTTGCAATGGCGAGAACTATCGAAACGAGCTTCCAAGCCGCCATCGActctggcaagatcaacggCGGCATCATCTGCGCTACCAACTCCAAAGGAGACTTTTCCTACAGCAAAGCCCTTGGCCAGCGAACTCTCATTTCGGGTGAAAAGCGTCCTCAGCAgctcgatgatatcttgtGTCTTGCCTCAGCTACAAAGCTCATAGCTTCCATCGCAGCTCTGCAATGCGTTGACGATGGTCTTCTCACCCTCAAGGGAGATTTATCAAAAATCGCACCGGAGTTAGCAGAGAAGCAGGTCCTTACCGGCTGGacagaagacgatgaaccGATTCTTGAACCAGCGTGCCAACCTATCACACTTGAAATGCTGCTTACGCACAGCGCTGGACTGGCGTATGATTTCTTGGCTCCCAGCATAGGAAAGTGGAGCAGCAAGTACAAACCCAAGGATGgacagaagagaaaggttgAAGATACTTTCATATATCCTCTTTTGCATCAACCTGGAAAAGGATGGATGTACGGTCCTGGCTTAGACTGGGCTGGTCGAATTGTGGAGCGTGTTACTGGACATACCTTGGAAGAGCATATTCACGAGCGTATGCTGAAGCCTCTTGGTTTGAAAACCGACGCTCAGTTCTTCCCTGTCACGAGAGAGGACTTACGTGAGCGTCTCGTCGATCTCAATCCTGATGATCCAAATGGTATTGGTTACGCAGTCATGGGTCAAGGAGCTGAAATCAACAGCCGTTCAGATGGATGTTTCGGCGGGCACGGTCTCGCTATGCCTGCACCAACCTATCTCAAAATCGCCCAATCCCTACTCGCTAACGAcggcaagctcctcaagcccGAAACCTGCGCAGACATGTTTCAGAACCACCTTGCCCCTGAAGCACTTATCGGTCAACAAGGCATGCTAGCTACTCCACTCGGCCATTTCTTCAGAGTTGGTATCGGCGAGGAGACAAAGGTTGGCCATGGGCTTGGAGGCACCATTACacttgaggatgttgaggggTGGTATGGTGCTCATACCATGTCTTGGGGTGGAGGATTGACATTTGCGTGGTTCATTGATCGCAAGAATGATATTTGTGGTGTTGGGGCTGTTCTTGCAAAGTTGCCTCTTGACGGAGGCGTTGCTACAGATCTGAAGGATGTTTTTAGGAAGGATATTTATCAAAAGTATGCTGCGTGGAAGGAGAGCGGTCACGTATGA
- a CDS encoding quinate dehydrogenase: MSVQPISSEQGSVSGDSLQSNQVSQLQRHGYLFGKKLTASLSPFLHNVIYQDLGLKWGQVRLDSADIPGFLELAQHPDFYGASVTMPNKVAIIPYLDELTEECRDVGACNTLFIRERDGRRIFCGANTDVIGIRDSFYQNIDNPDAVFHNKPALVVGGGGAARSAIYALRKWMKVKTIYLVNRDDAEVTAVIADCAERGYGEGLLHVKDVSQAQGLEAPGAIVACVPDFEPETEEEIRARAVTEAFLDKEQKGAILEMCYNPTPFTRLGGIAEDKGWKVILGTEALIYQGLEQDKYWTGKQLEEMPIEKVHVAIAEKVAQRAEAAKL, translated from the exons ATGTCTGTCCAGCCAATCTCCTCTGAGCAAGGCTCCGTCTCTGGAGACTCTCTCCAATCGAACCAGGTCTCGCAGCTGCAGCGCCACGGATACCTGTTTGGCAAGAAATTGACTGCCTCGCTGTCGCCGTTTCTTCATAATGTTATttatcaagatcttgggtTGAAGTGGGGTCAGGTTAGACTTGATTCAGCTGATATTCCTGGCTTTTTGGAATTGGCGCAACATCCCGACTTTTACG GCGCCTCAGTCACCATGCCCAACAAGGTCGCCATCATCCCATACCTAGATGAACTCACAGAAGAATGTCGCGACGTCGGCGCCTGCAACACCCTCTTCATCCGTGAGCGTGACGGCCGCCGAATCTTCTGCGGCGCAAACACAGACGTCATCGGCATCCGCGACTCGTTCTACCAAAACATCGACAACCCCGACGCTGTCTTCCACAACAAGCCCGCCCTCGTAGTTGGCGGTGGCGGCGCCGCTAGAAGCGCTATCTACGCGCTGCGCAAGTGGATGAAGGTCAAGACGATTTACCTCGTTAACCGCGACGACGCAGAAGTCACCGCCGTGATCGCCGACTGTGCTGAGCGCGGCTACGGCGAGGGTTTACTACACGTCAAGGATGTGTCACAAGCACAAGGTCTCGAAGCACCTGGTGCGATCGTAGCGTGCGTACCGGACTTTGAGCCcgagacagaagaggagattCGCGCGCGCGCAGTGACAGAAGCATTCTTGGACAAGGAGCAAAAGGGCGCTATCCTGGAGATGTGCTACAACCCCACGCCTTTTACGAGATTAGGTGGCATTGCGGAGGATAAAGGGTGGAAGGTCATCCTGGGAACGGAGGCGTTGATTTATCAGGGCCTGGAGCAGGATAAGTACTGGACGGGCAAGCAGCTGGAGGAGATGCCGATTGAAAAGGTGCATGTTGCTATTGCGGAGAAGGTTGCGCAGAGGGCGGAGGCGGCAAAGCTGTAA
- a CDS encoding protein qutG (At least one base has a quality score < 10), with protein MEQQELNDIYAFAVQLGKDAGDMLMAAAQRRIDGSGQSSSTVSYVEKENSVDIVTKTDNDVENFKRTTVLSKYRDHGFLGEESYSAGASRTYLVEDKPTWVVDPLDGTVNFTHLFPMFCVSIALVVKGVPVIGVINAPFLRQFFSSCTGRGAWLNETQRLPLIRNPIPPMPANAPSGCTFSCEWGKDRRDIPDGNMSRKIESFVNMASERNGRGGKGGMVHGMRSLGSATLDLAYTAMGSFDIWWEGGCWEWDVAAGFAILEEAGGLVTTANPPSDPETADITRAHLGGRLYLAIRPAGPSATETGRQTQERTVREVWKRVRELDYKRPGV; from the exons ATGGAGCAGCAGGAATTGAACGACATTTACGCCTTTGCCGTGCAGCTCGGCAAAGATGCCGGTGACATGCTCATGGCCGCTGCTCAGCGCCGCATCGATGGGAGTGGCCAGTCTTCGAGTACGGTTTCgtatgttgagaaggagaactCGGTAGATATCGTGACAAAGACAGACAATG ATGTCGAGAACTTTAAACGCACAACTGTCCTCAGTAAATATCGTGATCATGG ATTCCTCGGCGAAGAGTCCTACTCTGCTGGTGCCTCGCGAACATACCTCGTTGAAGACAAACCAACATGGGTAGTTGATCCTCTCGATGGCACCGTCAACTTCACACACCTCTTCCCCATGTTCTGCGTGTCAATCGCTCTAGTCGTCAAGGGTGTTCCAGTCATTGGCGTCATCAACGCCCCCTTCCTCCGCcaattcttctcatcatgcaCAGGACGAGGCGCATGGCTCAATGAGACACAGCGACTACCGTTGATTCGAAACCCGATTCCCCCGATGCCTGCTAATGCACCTAGCGGCTGTACGTTTTCGTGCGAATGGGGCAAGGACCGCCGCGATATCCCAGATGGCAACATGTCGCGGAAGATTGAGTCTTTTGTAAATATGGCTTCggagagaaatggaagaggaggcaagGGTGGTATGGTCCATGGCATGCGGAGCTTGGGCAGTGCGACATTGGATCTTGCTTACACTGCCATGGGATCTTTCGATATCTGGTGGGAGGGCGGATGCTGGGAATG GGACGTCGCGGCCGGTTTCGCAATTCTCGAAGAGGCTGGTGGTCTTGTAACAACAGCCAATCCTCCCAGCGACCCAGAGACTGCCGACATTACAAGGGCACATCTTGGAGGCCGGCTGTATCTAGCCATACG CCCCGCCGGCCCTTCAGCAACAGAGACAGGACGACAGACACAAGAGCGAACAGTGAGGGAGGTCTGGAAGCGTGTCCGAGAATTAGATTACAAGCGCCCAGGCGTATaa
- a CDS encoding DNA mismatch repair protein MSH4 (At least one base has a quality score < 10): MIKSFLESIPELHTALGPANSVLLAKVRELCRPQITSHSLNTIRQTIEADVTYMKSALDLRNQRTFAVKAGINGMLDVARQTYKELTEDIHQHIDALNEAHGLDASLRYDNGRKYWLRLRAADFDDRPLPDLLINVVRKKDKIECQTLDLVKLNLRLSDTSNEVVIRSDKVIQDLLKELRSDIPHLFRVCESVALVDMITSFAQLATTRDYVKPDLSTTLALKAARHPVLDKTMNGTFVPNDYYSTEQYCFHIVTGCNMSGKSTYIRAVALLQIMAQIGSFVPAEYAAFSIIHSIFARVSLDDNIESNLSTFSVEMREMSFILRNIDDKSLAVIDELGRATSNRDGLAIAIAMSEALIQSKASVWFATHYVDLTKVLADRPGILNLHLAATTSTTEDGIFRRKRETTKRSSESARLVARRKLILNLQDALRQAKDSGSEEALPGYLQRLQEDFVARMEEN; encoded by the exons ATGATCAAAAGTTTTCTGGAGTCAATACCCGAACTTCATACGGCATTGGGTCCTGCTAACAGCGTGCTACTAGCCAAGGTCCGAGAGCTGTGCCGCCCTCAAATCACAAGCCACAGCCTCAATACGATCCGGCAGACCATTGAGGCGGACGTTACTTACATGAAGTCTGCGCTAGATCTTCGAAATCAGAGAACCTTTGCTGTCAAAGCGGGCATCAACGGAatgcttgatgttgctcgCCAGACATACAAAGAGCTCACAGAAGATATCCACCAGCACATCGATGCTCTGAATG AGGCACATGGACTTGATGCTAGCCTCCGATACGATAATGGGCGTAAGTATTGGCTTAGGCTACGAGCGGCAGACTTTGATGACCGTCCCCTTCCGGACCTGTTGATCAACGTGGTAcgaaagaaggacaagattgaATGCCAGACACTTGACTTGGTCAAGCTCAATCTGAGGTTATCCGATACCTCTAATGAGGTTGTCATTCGAAGCGACAAGGTTATACAAGACTTGCTGAAAGAACTACGTTCCGACATCCCACACTTGTTCCGCGTTTGCGAATCGGTTGCGCTTGTCGACATGATCACTTCCTTTGCGCAGCTTGCAACTACCAGGGACTACGTGAAGCCAGATCTCAGCACGACGCTCGCATTGAAAGCAGCGAGACACCCTGTCCTCGATAAA ACTATGAACGGCACCTTTGTGCCCAACGATTACTACTCCACAGAGCAATATTGCTTCCACATCGTGACGGGTTGTAATATGAGTGGGAAAAGCACGTACATACGGGCGGTCGCATTGCTTCAGATCATGGCGCAAATAGGATCCTTTGTGCCGGCAGAGTATGCCGCATTCTCCATAATCCACAGCATATTTGCGCGAGTTTCGCTTGACGACAACATTGAAAGCAACCTTTCGACTTTTTCTGTCGAAATGCGAGAGATGTCTTTCATCCTGAGGAACATTGACGACAAGAGCCTTGCGGTGATTGATGAACTGGGCAGGGCTACGAGCAACCGAGATGGTCTCGCAATTGCAATTGCGATGTCTGAAGCCTTGATTCAAAGCAAAGCATCTGTCTGGTTTGCGACCCACTACGTTGATCTGACGAAGGTTCTTGCGGATCGTCCAGgtatcctcaaccttcacCTAGCTGCCACTACATCGACAACTGAAGACG GGATCTTCAGGCGAAAACGAGAAACGACCAAGCGTAGCTCAGAGTCAGCTAGGCTCGTAGCCCGCCGAAAGCTCATTCTCAATCTGCAGGATGCATTGAGGCAGGCTAAAGATTCTGGAAGCGAGGAGGCGCTCCCCGGTTATCTGCAGCGTTTACAAGAAGATTTTGTTGCCCGCATGGAGGAAAATTGA
- a CDS encoding DNA mismatch repair protein MSH4 encodes MDVNLELLRSIPSRTASRSSSSYFQSSDSQAHLDHTAIRNSFAPRRPQTSLSEYSGYDHSSNSIRPNISRPSTVRPGSRPGTASGRMSRNGTASSILGLSEAQTIVCAVSEARGVSPAVGIAFVNVSLGEAVISQICDNQSYVKTIHKIQLSAPSRILFMTTACPPNNPSSLFSLVQDLIPEVQIDALERSAWSETEGLEYIHNLAFKDDIKPLKVATQGKFYAICSLAAAMKYIQQHFSINFMPHSLRIQYRPSEDTMMIDISAIQSLEIMQNIRNPKSKDSLFGLLNHTCTPMGSRMLRSNILQPPTRPELFITPRYDALDELTTNEEMFLEIRKGKARRDNMESC; translated from the exons ATGGATGTGAATCTAGAGCTACTCCGCTCCATACCATCCAGAACCGCTAGTCGCTCATCGTCGAGTTACTTCCAGAGCAGCGATAGCCAAGCACATCTGGACCACACCGCAATCCGGAACTCCTTTGCGCCCAGGCGACCACAGACCAGTCTAAGCGAATACTCTGGATACGATCACTCAAGTAATAGCATAAGGCCTAACATATCAAGACCTTCTACTGTACGCCCTGGATCGAGACCTGGTACAGCATCCGGAAGAATGTCTCGCAACGGAACTgcctcttccatcctcgGGCTTAGTGAAGCGCAGACCATTGTATGCGCCGTGAGCGAGGCTCGCGGAGTTTCTCCTGCAGTGGGTATCGCATTCGTCAATGTTTCTCTCGGGGAAGCTGTCATCAGTCAAATATGTGACAACCAATCCTATGTCAAGACGATTCACAAGATCCAGTTGTCCGCACCCTCACGCATTCTGTTCATGACTACAGCCTGTCCACCAAATAACCCTAGCTCACTCTTTTCTCTTGTCCAAGACCTGATTCCTGAAGTTCAAATCGACGCATTGGAAAGGTCAGCATGGTCAGAGACAGAAGGACTGGAGTATATCCACAACCTAGCTTTCAAGGATGACATCAAACCTTTGAAGGTGGCAACACAGGGCAAGTTCTATGCCATTTGTTCTCTTGCCGCT GCAATGAAGTATATCCAGCAACACTTCTCGATCAACTTCATGCCGCACTCGCTCCGCATCCAATACCGACCTTCAGAAGATACCATGATGATTGACATTTCGGCTATTCAATCGCTTGAGATTATGCAGAATATCCGAAACCCAAAGTCTAAAGATTCACTCTTTGGCCTGCTGAACCATACATGCACCCCGATGGGTTCAAGGATGCTTCGTAGCAACATCCTGCAGCCACCCACTCGCCCAGAACTTTTCATCACACCTCGGTATGATGCGCTGGATGAGTTGACGACTAATGAAGAAATGTTCTTGGAGATTCGCAAAGGCAAGGCTCGCCGCGATAATATGGAATCTTGCTAA
- a CDS encoding trehalose 6-phosphate synthase codes for MTVFVCSLFLPKTIHFTLPGTPPLGADPTRASLSGSSHPKPTKAASLPPKPKPAAPTGGRPAPLARQPSLFQKEDITPPHTPTEETDSNLFANEDGFRIQFPQGASSSIEHAKTWGSRANQPKSRASSPPPSASLSENNRTMQKARELGRQGVLQPRSLVRSDSHDRVFASAGWMVVNADQGNGGLRNAADAAARDGKIDDITWVGTLGMPTDALEGTQQKEDIEAVLANEHNMLTVFCSDKDFDGHYAHFCKHILWPVFHYQIPDNPKSKAYEDHSWKYYVNVNQAFADQIVKNWKRGDVIWIHDYHLLLVPGMVRKKLPEAKIGFFLHVAFPSSEVFRCLAVRKELLEGMLGANLVGFQIHEYGRHFLQTCSRILSAEATPDGLQLEDRFVDVIHLPIGIDPVSLREHLDAPDVAKWLQVLQERYKGKKLIVARDKLDHVRGVRQKLLSYELFLNKNPHWRENAVLIQVALSSNEKSDLEATVSDIVTRVNSSWANLAYQPVVYLKQDIDYAQYLALLTIADALMITSQREGMNLTSHEYLFCQDGKLLPEKKHGSLILSEFTGTSSLFAKNELSVNPWDYRQCADAIKQALEMGEEEKDKRWENLYKRVNSHTGSHWFTEFLGRLDIVYEEQHKRDQTSVPRLSIPALSNKYLNANRRLFIVDYEGTLVAWGPVNQIIPISPQRTLDVLNDLLLDERNTVYVMSGRRPEELDRVFRRVPNLGLIAENGCFLKVHGNEKWTEMADLDHVKDWKESVRPIMTYYLERTPGAEIEERRCSLIFHYKSAEDYESASRQASDCASHVNDACESQRVHAIALDGCIAVEPIDWTKRTAARKVFETLKTEMSSTQEHKTPVDFLMVIGDGREDEKVFKWANRLQEDGSVQNVVTVSLGNRNTEATATLTQGVSGVLSCLQRLASLNSS; via the exons ATGACGGTCTTTGTGTGTTCTCT CTTCCTCCCCAAGACAATTCACTTCACCCTCCCCGGTACACCTCCCCTCGGCGCCGATCCCACTCGAGCTTCATTGTCCGGATCCTCACACCCCAAGCCTACAAAAGCTGCTAGTCTtcctcccaagcccaaaccCGCTGCTCCAACCGGTGGTCGACCTGCGCCTCTAGCTCGCCAACCGAGTCTGTTCCAGAAAGAGGATATAACACCTCCTCACACACCGACCGAAGAGACTGATTCCAACTTGTTCGCGAATGAAGATGGATTCAGAATACAATTTCCTCAAGGCGCTAGCTCCAGCATTGAGCATGCAAAGACCTGGGGCAGCCGAGCCAACCAGCCCAAGTCTCGCGCCagctctcctcctccctccGCTTCCCTCTCCGAGAACAATCGAACAATGCAAAAGGCCCGTGAACTTGGTCGTCAGGGGGTTCTCCAACCGAGATCTCTAGTTAGAAGCGACAGCCACGATCGAGTCTTTGCCTCAGCCGGATGGATGGTTGTCAATGCCGACCAGGGCAATGGTGGTCTTCGCAATGCTGCTGATGCCGCTGCTCgcgatggcaagattgacgatATTACCTGGGTGGGCACTCTTGGCATGCCCACTGACGCCCTTGAAGGCACACAGCAGAAGGAGGACATTGAGGCTGTTCTAGCGAATGAACACAACATGTTGACTGTCTTTTGCTCCGATAAGGACTTTGATGGTCATTATGCTCATTTCTGCAAGCACATCTTGTGGCCTGTCTTCCATTACCAGATCCCCGACAACCCCAAGAGCAAGGCCTACGAAGACCACTCGTGGAAATACTACGTCAACGTTAACCAGGCCTTTGCCGACCAGATTGTTAAGAACTGGAAGCGAGGTGATGTCATCTGGATTCATGATTATCATCTGCTTCTCGTTCCTGGAATGGTTCGCAAGAAGCTCCCTGAGGCCAAAATTGGCTTCTTCTTACACGTcgctttcccttcttctgaGGTCTTCCGATGCTTGGCTGTCAGAAAAGAGCTTCTAGAGGGTATGCTCGGTGCCAACCTTGTTGGATTCCAAATCCACGAGTACGGACGTCATTTCCTCCAGACTTGCAGTCGTATCTTGAGTGCCGAGGCTACACCAGATGGTCTTCAGCTTGAGGATCGATTTGTCGATGTTATTCACCTTCCCATTGGCATCGACCCTGTCAGTCTTCGTGAGCATCTTGACGCTCCAGATGTTGCAAAGTGGCTGCAGGTTCTGCAGGAGCGAtacaagggcaagaagctcattgTTGCtcgtgacaagcttgaccaCGTCCGTGGTGTTCGTCAGAAGCTTCTTTCTTacgagctcttcctcaacaagaaccCCCACTGGCGCGAGAACGCTGTTCTCATCCAAGTCGCCCTTTCATCTAACGAAAAGAGTGATCTCGAGGCCACCGTTAGCGACATTGTGACCAGAGTCAACTCATCGTGGGCCAACCTGGCGTATCAGCCAGTGGTATACCTCAAGCAAGATATCGACTACGCTCAGTACCTTGCACTCTTGACCATTGCCGATGCGCTCATGATTACCAGCCAACGTGAGGGTATGAACTTGACATCCCACGAGTATCTCTTCTGCCAAGATGGAAAGCTTTtgccagagaagaagcacgGTTCTCTGATTCTCTCTGAATTCACCGGAACTTCATCCCTCTTCGCCAAGAATGAACTTTCTGTGAACCCTTGGGATTACCGACAGTGCGCCGATGCTATCAAGCAGGCTTTGGAAAtgggcgaggaagagaaggataagCGATGGGAAAATCTATACAAGCGTGTCAACAGTCACACCGGCTCTCATTGGTTCACCGAGTTCCTCGGTCGCCTAGATATCGTGTACGAGGAGCAGCACAAGCGCGATCAGACATCTGTTCCTCGCTTGTCGATTCCCGCTCTATCCAACAAGTACCTGAACGCGAATCGTCGACTTTTCATCGTTGACTATGAGGGCACCCTGGTAGCTTGGGGCCCTGTCAACCAGATCATTCCCATCAGCCCCCAGCGAACACTTGATGTGTTGAACGacctgcttcttgacgagcGCAACACTGTCTACGTCATGTCTGGGCGACGACCTGAGGAACTCGATAGAGTCTTCCGCCGAGTTCCCAACCTGGGCCTGATTGCAGAGAATGGGTGCTTTCTCAAGGTTCATGGCAACGAAAAGTGGACTGAGATGGCTGATCTCGACCACGTCAAGGATTGGAAGGAGTCAGTGCGGCCGATCATGACATATTACCTCGAGCGAACACCTGGTGCTGAGATCGAGGAACGTCGCTGCAGTCTGATCTTCCACTACAAGAGTGCGGAGGACTACGAGTCCGCTTCACGACAGGCTTCAGATTGCGCCAGTCACGTCAATGATGCCTGCGAGTCTCAGCGCGTTCATGCTATTGCCCTGGACGGGTGTATCGCTGTTGAGCCCATAGATTGGACCAAGCGAACCGCTGCCAGGAAGGTCTTTGAGACGTTGAAGACGGAGATGAGTTCTACGCAAGAGCACAAGACGCCCGTTGACTTTTTGATGGTCATCGGTGATGGgcgagaggatgagaaggtcTTTAAATGGGCAAACAGACTCCAGGAAGACGGATCAGTACAGAACGTTGTTACAGTCAGTCTTGGTAACCGCAACACCGAAGCAACAGCGACTCTTACGCAGGGTGTCAGTG GCGTCCTCTCTTGTCTCCAGCGTCTCGCTTCTCTCAACTCCTCCTGA